The Brassica oleracea var. oleracea cultivar TO1000 chromosome C7, BOL, whole genome shotgun sequence sequence AAGACAGTGCTTGGAATTGATCAAGAGGGAGGTATGGGTAAATATCTCGGGCTGCCGGAGACGTTTGGAAGAAGCAAAAGGGATGTCTTCACAGGAATGGTAAATAAGATCAGACAAAGAGCTCAGTCGTGGCCAACTAGATTCCTATCGGGAGCAGGAAAGCATGTGATGCTCCAATCAGTCTTGACGTCCCTTCCCACCTACTCGATGTCGAGCTTCAAGATTCTGATCTCCCTTTGTAAGAGAATCCAGTCTATTCTCACGCGCTTCTGGTGGGATAGTGCACCGGAGAAAAGAAAGATTGCTTGGATGGCTTGGAGTACTATGGCTCAACCAAAGCACTTGGGAGGGCTGGGCTTTAAGAACATTGAGGACTACAATGATTCACTACTGGCAAAGTTGGGTTGGAGAATCCTCAATAATCCAATCTCGCTGTTAGCCCTTGTTCTAAAAGGTAAATACTTCTCTGACTGCACCTTCATGGAGAGTAAAGATAAAACTGGCTCCTCCCATGGTTGGACAAGTATACAAGCCGGAAAATCGGTACTGGAGAAGGGCCTTGGCTTCTTGGTGGGGAATGGAGAGAACATTCGGGTTTGGTCGGATAAGTGGCTCTCTCCCCTGTGCCCTATAACTCCAATAGGCCCGCCCACCTACGAGAATAAAAACCTTATGGTGGCTGATCTGCTTGATCAACAGACCAATGAGTGGGATCTTCACAAGCTTCAGCTCCACTTACCTCATCTCCTCATGTATTATTTTCGTATACTAAAGTTGACTCCTTCATTACGTTAGAAAATTTGCTAATCGATATAACATACGAAACTGAAAATAAATAGCACATTCAGATAATGTGCAAACTGTGTTGTAAAATCTGATAGTATTATTATTCTTTTTGGCTAAAATATGTTAATATCATTGAAAAATGAAATATGAAACTACAAATGTAAGAACCTAATCTAACTGAACTCCATGGTAAAAATAAAGAAAAAACAGGAAGCCAGTACAAAACAGAGCAGTGCTCTCAACAGAAAAAGAAAACAGGAAGCCAGTCACGCACTTCTGGTTGATGACTCTAAACAAACTTATGACCTTTATTGACTGCTGGTTGTAAAGAACGTTGTTGCGTTGACGCCATAGAAGAAAAATTGCAGCTTGAGCCACCACAGTCCTCATCGTTTTAGGAGCAGCTGCTGAGCCTTGCCTCAACCATGATAAGAGCTGTGGCCATGAAGAAAATAGATTGCAAACTGGATCAAGGCGTAAGAGGATAAGTTTCCAGACCTCCCTATATCAAAACATACTCTCTTATTTCATTTGCCACAACACACAGACAGCAAAGAGTGGTTATGTTTAAAATGAGCATAATAGAAGATCAAGTGTCTGATATTCCATCACTGAGGAAATTAAACTGAGCATATCAGCAACTGTCGTTAGTTTCCAAGCTAGTGTTTAGTGTTGGGCATATCATCCACGAAGAAGAAAACATAATAGTCTGTGAAGAAGAAAACTGCAACTGAGCATATCATCAACAGTGAGCATATCATCCACGAAGAAGAAAACATAATAGAAGATCAAAATTCAAGTCTGGGTTTTGTAGGGTGTTTAGTGTTGATGTTTGAAGATTGCAACCCATATTCTGTGATTAGACTTGTATTTTACAGATACTCCCTCCGACAAAGTGTCACAGCCCCCTCTTCAATACAAAACACATAAAGCCAAAACCAAAATCAAAGGCATCTCAACACACACACACTCACAAATTCATAGCAAAGGGAAAAGTAAAGACGATTTTGTTATCTCAATCAGACATTCAACGCACCAACAAATAAATTAAATCAGAAGCTTCTGCATCTCAACTAACAAATAGATTCAACAAAAATATGCAGAAAGCAAATGAAAAAGGCAACTTTTATGGCGGGCCTGCAAATCCGATTCCAAAAAAAAAGCTTAGTTAGTTGGAAACAACAGTAAATACAAACTCTGTTCGACCAAAAATGTCAAATAAGACAGCGTTCTTCGGAAACACATGAACACTTACAAACCTTTTTAAGGCCGAAGAGCATTCATCGCCGGAAAACCCTTTTCGAATTGGAGATAAGATTTATAAAAAACTGCTCATGTACGACTCTGGATCTTCATGTTGATGGAGTCAACAAAAATGGATACATAAACTACACAAAAGGATACAAAGATTCAACCTTTGTGGATTTCTAGAGTTTTCGAACACCAAGCAAACGCAGGAGGAGCGATCTCCACCATGTCGGAATCCATTGGCGAAAGATGTGAATGAACCCTAAAAGTCGGCGCTAAGTTGATGAAAACGATTAGTCAAAAAAAAATTGATGAAACGGTGAGTTTCACCCGGCGGACACGTGTCGTCCTCTCGTGCAATGACTTTCTGACGTGGACGCACATGTGGCGCAAGGAGGAGTGAAAGAACCCTTCTTTATAATAATAGTATATACTTAATGAATTATATATATATATATATATATAAGTTATACCAATAATATATTTTATATAAGTTTTACAATATTTTTATTTACTAAATTTATTAAATTAGTTATTAGTATTCAAAAAGTAAATATTTTTTTTTATTGTAATAAAATTTTATTATTTTATATTATTTTAGATTTTTTATTTATTTTTAATTTATTTATTTATTTTTACGGATCAAATCGGATATCTGGTTAAAAATCTAAACTTTTCCGGATATCCGGGACACCGTATATCCAGATGGCTACAAATCGAATCTAATCGAATAATTAATTATTCGGACGAAACGGATCGGATCACGAATACCTCCAAAACTCCGAATATCTGATTTGTGCCCACCTTTGCATGGACCTTCAATATCTTGGACCTTCGTTAAACCAAATGATAAAATCATGTTCAATGATCATCTTGTGGGTGCTTAAAAAATATGGTTCCACATACAAAATTTATTTCAAACTTAGCATTACAGCGAATGAGCATGCAATAGATAAACGGAATATCTCGCAGACAAGATGTAAACTTTATACATCAACACAACAAAAACGACTTATATCCCATTACACAATCAATAGTGGGTTCACCTGAAAATAGAATACTAATAGTTTACGTGATGACACTAGGAATGTGTTGGATTTTGTAGTAACTTTCCCCTCCTGGTACGAATTTCGCCTTCCACTCCTTGTTCATATGTGAGATTTCCAGTTCCTTAAAAGAAGTTATATACTTCAGCCCTTCTGGTATATTATGTATGTAAAATACATATAAAGATGATTGATAAATATATAAAGATGCAGTTAATTAACATTTAAAAAAATTTAAAATAACACATGAAAGATAAAATTCAGATTTTTGTAGGTTGTGTGATATATGGATCATGATGTATTGTAAACGAGATTGTATTAACATGACGACCTTTCATGATTTCATTTTCTCTCGTCATCAGCCAATATTTTTCTAGACGAGACTAAATAAATATTAAACTTAGCATCAAATGATATCGAATCGGCACATGAACTGATGACCAAATAAAAAAAAATCCATCTGAATTTAATTCCTCAAATGTTTTAACTATAAACATTGACTAATAACAATCATGTTAAAAACGTTGACTAATAATGGGCTTTGTAATTTATACTTCCACTTTGTTAATCTAATCCAAATGCTACGTACTACCATATATATAGAGATCATATGTATTTTTTAACACAGAAATCATACATTCACATTTAATATCTTACAATATGAAACAGATGTTATTATACAAGCCAATTCTTTTGACCTTTCGAATCTTGGAATCACAAAGACAATCCCCTAAGGACTCTTGAAATCCTCAACCGGCAACACTCCTTTCGTGGTCCTCTTCAGAACTCCCACAGCCGGAGAATCACAACTTGCTACATACTGTTGCACCACCAACACCGACGCGGACGTGGAAACAATTTCACTTGAAGTTAATAAATTCCCGACAGGCCCAAGCTCCGGCGTGTCGCTTCTTACCACGTTTAACCCCGACGCCACCGAACCTTCCGGTGACTTCCCCACCAAGAAAAGATTGCTTCTTGAACATTCTTTTATAACCTCGCAAATTTCATCGTGGCATCTCACGATTTTATCTTCGTAAATGATCTTAGATTCGATGTCTGAATCAGAACGAGAGCTTTCTTGTTCTTTAACCTTTGCTTTAAGTTCGGTTATAGCTTCTATATCAGTCAACTTAGTTTCCCCTGAACATGAACCGGCTTGATCTTCGGTTATCTCCAGCTTCACGTTTTCCGGTTTAAACTCCTCACTAGGAATAAACCGAATCACGGTTAGGCTTATACCAGGATGTTCCGCCATCCGCACCGCAAACGCTAACGCCTCGCGATCATCATTCCCTCCAAAAAACAAAACCGTTATCACTAACGTGAAATCACTGGACGCGACTCGTGTCGCACCACCAAGGCCACGATCAACAAGAATCGCGACAGAACATGGAGCTTCCTCCATAACCTTCTTGTTAATCAAACGGTAGTCGTTCCTTGTCGTCTCCCACGTTCTGTCAAGCCTAACGTGCTTATGAAACGGAAGAATCACCATGGCGGTGCGTTTGCTTTCAGCGCTTCGGCATATATCTTCATGTATAGTCGCCATAGCTGAGATTGCTGTCATTGGACGCACTGAGACACGGCTGAGTCTCTGGAAAGCCTCGAATGCGACCACCACCATGTCGGAAGAGTTCCCGGTTTTGTCCTTGTTCCAGAAAGGGAGACCGTTTCTTCTGACCTTATGTGCCATTAGTATAGCTGATGATCTCTCCGAGAGCTCCATGAGATGCATGGCGTAGACTGATAGACTTTCTTTACGGTTCGTGCCTCGTGATGCTTCTATGAGGTTGACTATCGTGGGAATGTTCATTATACTCTGGAAACAGAACATAAGACAAAGCGGTTTGTTAGACTGGTTTGTGTCCTCGACCGTTCGGTTATTGTACTCCCCTTTGGTTAAGGATTTTCCCGGTTTATGAACTGCTAAAACTAGAGGAGTCGTCATGAACGTGGTGACTATAGCCATTAGAACCATTATAGCAAAAACTTGATCGTTCAAAACCTGCGAGAAGCATCAAAATCAGGTAAATGCACAGTAAAAACAATCAATATTAAATATGACAAAAGGAGATTACAATCTCAACATTATTAATTTATAGATTTGATTGTAGATATATACTCATAAGTGAAATCTTTGGACTTACCCCTCTGTCTCTACCAATGTTGAGGACAATGAGCTCAACAAGACCTTTCGTGTTCATCAAGAAACCTAGTGCTAATGACTCGTCAAGAGGAACTTTGCAGTAAAGAGAAACCACCACCGTGCCGACAATCTTACCAAAACAAGCATTAAAGATAACCAAAACCAATAGTCCCCAAGACTGAGCTCCTTGTATGGTCGCCACATCTGTCTTCAAACCACTGGAGACGAAGTAAAGCGGCAAGAAAAGACCTGACACGAGATCCTCAACTTTCTCAACCAAAGAACTCGCGAAATGACCTTCTTTAGGAAAGATAACACCGATCACAAACGCACCGAACAGCGCGTGAATCCCAATAAGGTCCGTCACGAAGCTAGCAGCAAGAACAACACCTAACGTGAGGCACACGTAATGTTCTTTAACCGGTTCTCCTTCAGGACAACGTTTTGCAAGCCACTGCATCCCTGGCTGCACGGCAAATATACAGAACACGACAAAACCGCAACCCGCAAGAAACACCCATAGAGATGTTAAAGGAGAGCTCCCGTCGCCGGAGAGAGCCACCGCTAGAGCAAGTAGGATCCAAGCTGCCACGTCATTAACCGCAGCCGCGGACAAAGCAATCTTTCCGATATCAGTTGTAAGAAGCTTGATCTCAGCGAGGATACGAGCCAAAACGGGAAAAGCTGTGATGGAGAGAGCAACGCCCATGAAGACAAGGAAAGGAGCTTTGCTAACACCATCAGCGATGGAGCTACGGAGAGCAAACGAAGTCCCGATGCCAAAGATGAAGGGGAGAGTGATTCCGGCTAGAGCGATGGAGAGAGCTTTCTTTCCTGTTCGCTTGAGGGATTTGGGATCAAGCTCGAGACCAACGAGGAAGAGGAAGAAGAGGAGTCCTAGGTTTGCAAGTGTTTCTAACACCGTTAGGCTCTTTGTTGGAAAAACAGTACTGAGAAACTTTGAGCTCTTCCCAAGAGCTGATGGCCCAAGTAATATTCCACCCTAACATCCCAATCACAGCATGAAAAAATACAAACTTCAAATTGTAAATATTTTTTCAAAAACCGTACGATTGTGTAGTACTACTTTTTGCCAAGGTAATCATAAGAAAGTACGCATTTATGACTTAATCAATCTTAGTAAAGTTACA is a genomic window containing:
- the LOC106303793 gene encoding cation/H(+) antiporter 17 encodes the protein MGTNDATCSGPMKATSNGVFQGENPLHYALPLLILQICIVLFLTRVLAFLFRPLRQPRVIAEIVGGILLGPSALGKSSKFLSTVFPTKSLTVLETLANLGLLFFLFLVGLELDPKSLKRTGKKALSIALAGITLPFIFGIGTSFALRSSIADGVSKAPFLVFMGVALSITAFPVLARILAEIKLLTTDIGKIALSAAAVNDVAAWILLALAVALSGDGSSPLTSLWVFLAGCGFVVFCIFAVQPGMQWLAKRCPEGEPVKEHYVCLTLGVVLAASFVTDLIGIHALFGAFVIGVIFPKEGHFASSLVEKVEDLVSGLFLPLYFVSSGLKTDVATIQGAQSWGLLVLVIFNACFGKIVGTVVVSLYCKVPLDESLALGFLMNTKGLVELIVLNIGRDRGVLNDQVFAIMVLMAIVTTFMTTPLVLAVHKPGKSLTKGEYNNRTVEDTNQSNKPLCLMFCFQSIMNIPTIVNLIEASRGTNRKESLSVYAMHLMELSERSSAILMAHKVRRNGLPFWNKDKTGNSSDMVVVAFEAFQRLSRVSVRPMTAISAMATIHEDICRSAESKRTAMVILPFHKHVRLDRTWETTRNDYRLINKKVMEEAPCSVAILVDRGLGGATRVASSDFTLVITVLFFGGNDDREALAFAVRMAEHPGISLTVIRFIPSEEFKPENVKLEITEDQAGSCSGETKLTDIEAITELKAKVKEQESSRSDSDIESKIIYEDKIVRCHDEICEVIKECSRSNLFLVGKSPEGSVASGLNVVRSDTPELGPVGNLLTSSEIVSTSASVLVVQQYVASCDSPAVGVLKRTTKGVLPVEDFKSP